A single genomic interval of Chloracidobacterium validum harbors:
- the trxB gene encoding thioredoxin-disulfide reductase, whose protein sequence is MANNHRRVIIIGAGPAGFTAAIYAARANLKPLLFEGEGPENIPGGQLMITTDVDNYPGFEHGILGPELMANMRAQAARFETEIVTRNVTAVDFKTRPFRVWSREDEYTADAVIVSSGASAKWLGLPSEEHLKGYGVSACATCDGFFFKDREVTVVGGGDTAIEEATFLTKYATKVTLIHRRRELRASKIMQARAFANPKITFLWDTVVEEVLGARETGVTGLRLRSLTTDEVMDYKCDGLFVAIGHQPNTSLFVGQLDLNPQGYIVTKPGSTYTSVPGVFAAGDVQDFTYRQAVTAAGTGCMAAIDAERWLEEQAHATH, encoded by the coding sequence GTGGCAAACAACCATCGGCGAGTGATTATCATTGGTGCGGGTCCAGCAGGTTTCACCGCGGCGATTTACGCGGCGCGTGCGAATCTCAAACCATTGCTCTTTGAAGGCGAGGGACCAGAAAATATCCCCGGCGGGCAACTGATGATTACCACCGACGTGGACAACTACCCAGGTTTTGAGCATGGCATTCTCGGGCCGGAATTGATGGCTAACATGCGCGCCCAGGCCGCACGCTTTGAGACCGAGATCGTCACGCGCAACGTGACAGCCGTGGACTTCAAAACCCGTCCCTTTCGCGTTTGGTCACGGGAAGACGAATACACCGCCGATGCGGTCATCGTTTCATCGGGTGCGTCAGCCAAGTGGCTGGGGTTGCCTTCGGAAGAGCATCTCAAGGGGTATGGCGTCTCGGCCTGCGCGACCTGCGATGGCTTTTTCTTCAAGGATCGTGAAGTCACCGTTGTCGGTGGTGGCGATACGGCCATCGAAGAAGCGACGTTTTTGACCAAGTACGCCACGAAGGTAACGCTCATTCACCGGCGGCGGGAGCTGCGCGCCTCGAAAATCATGCAGGCGCGTGCGTTCGCCAACCCCAAGATCACCTTTCTGTGGGATACTGTGGTCGAAGAGGTGCTGGGGGCGCGGGAAACCGGCGTGACCGGCCTCCGCCTACGGAGCCTGACCACGGACGAAGTGATGGATTATAAGTGCGACGGACTTTTCGTCGCCATCGGACACCAGCCAAACACATCCTTGTTCGTCGGACAACTCGACCTCAATCCACAGGGTTACATCGTGACGAAGCCCGGCTCGACCTACACGAGCGTACCGGGTGTTTTTGCTGCCGGGGACGTTCAGGATTTCACCTATCGGCAGGCGGTGACGGCGGCCGGAACGGGCTGCATGGCCGCCATTGACGCCGAACGCTGGCTGGAAGAACAAGCGCACGCCACACACTGA
- a CDS encoding 3D domain-containing protein, with protein MSLCAIGTSVSRGLQRAFPFKPLFTFVLVLLTMVGNFAARAQQGRPTTDTTQTPKPAEATTSTPSTPSPSSSAPSVELTLDFPATPPALGLFSLRNAEPSPTAIPFVATAYSLKGRTASGEYVRPGIVAADPRVLPLGSVVKVHAGQYSGVYHVKDTGGRIRGRHIDIYMPSTREAIRFGRRTVRVEVIRAARPQRSKFGLR; from the coding sequence ATGAGCTTATGTGCCATTGGGACTTCAGTGAGTCGGGGGCTACAGCGTGCATTTCCATTCAAGCCCTTATTTACTTTTGTTCTGGTCTTGCTGACGATGGTTGGCAACTTTGCCGCCCGCGCCCAGCAGGGACGCCCGACCACCGACACGACCCAGACGCCAAAGCCGGCTGAAGCAACAACGTCAACCCCATCCACCCCTTCCCCATCTAGCTCCGCCCCATCGGTCGAGCTGACGCTCGACTTTCCGGCCACGCCGCCGGCACTGGGATTGTTTTCACTTCGTAACGCGGAGCCGTCTCCCACCGCCATTCCATTCGTGGCAACGGCTTACAGTCTCAAAGGACGAACGGCATCGGGTGAATACGTTCGCCCTGGTATCGTGGCCGCCGACCCACGGGTATTGCCGCTGGGTTCAGTCGTCAAGGTTCACGCCGGCCAGTATTCAGGCGTGTATCACGTCAAGGACACTGGCGGCCGGATTCGCGGACGCCACATTGACATCTACATGCCGTCAACCCGTGAGGCCATTCGCTTCGGACGGCGCACCGTCCGGGTGGAAGTCATTCGGGCGGCCCGGCCACAGCGCTCCAAGTTTGGTCTGCGCTGA
- a CDS encoding exo-beta-N-acetylmuramidase NamZ family protein, translating to MLDRWRGLAANLTVTSPLPGDGLHANPPPMIHMQTGLDRFFTDYLDLVRNRRVGLICSPASVDVVYRHAADLFAACPAFRLTALFGPQHGIRGETQDNMIEWEGWARDARLGVPVYSLYGKTRQPTPAMLADVDVLVFDVPDVGTRVYTFIWTMALAMQAAKAQGIPFIVLDRPNPIGGLDIEGAVLERDWASFVGMYPLPMRHAMTVGELARMFNETEAIGCELHVVPLAGWSRPQWFDTTWLPWVMPSPNMPTLDTATVYPGMVLLEGTVLSEGRGTTRPFEIFGAPFIDPYDLAAALEPLQLPGVHLRPMWFQPTFNKFTGQLCGGLQLHVQNRATFRSYRTAVEILKAIRRLYPREPLWSQPPYEYVFDKVPFDVIAGQPRLRAAIEADADWADIAQADEPALTDFCRRRADYLLYEPRSA from the coding sequence TTGCTTGACCGATGGCGTGGACTGGCAGCTAACCTCACGGTGACTTCGCCGCTACCCGGCGACGGTCTCCATGCCAACCCACCCCCGATGATCCACATGCAAACCGGACTCGACCGTTTTTTCACTGACTACCTTGACCTCGTGCGCAACCGGCGCGTTGGTCTGATCTGTAGCCCGGCTTCAGTGGATGTCGTCTATCGCCATGCGGCCGACCTTTTCGCGGCCTGTCCAGCCTTTCGCCTGACGGCGTTGTTTGGGCCGCAGCACGGCATCCGCGGGGAAACCCAGGACAACATGATCGAGTGGGAAGGCTGGGCGCGTGATGCGCGGCTCGGTGTTCCGGTTTACAGTCTGTATGGGAAAACCCGCCAGCCGACGCCGGCGATGCTTGCGGACGTGGACGTGCTGGTCTTTGACGTGCCGGATGTCGGCACACGTGTCTACACCTTCATCTGGACGATGGCGCTGGCGATGCAGGCCGCCAAGGCGCAGGGTATTCCCTTCATTGTCCTCGACCGGCCCAATCCCATTGGCGGCCTCGACATCGAAGGGGCGGTGCTCGAACGCGACTGGGCATCGTTTGTCGGGATGTACCCACTCCCGATGCGCCATGCGATGACGGTCGGTGAGCTGGCGCGCATGTTCAACGAAACCGAAGCCATCGGCTGCGAGCTACACGTCGTGCCCCTCGCGGGCTGGTCGCGTCCCCAGTGGTTTGACACGACGTGGCTTCCGTGGGTGATGCCATCGCCCAACATGCCCACGCTCGACACGGCGACTGTCTATCCGGGCATGGTGCTGCTGGAGGGCACGGTTCTGTCTGAAGGTCGCGGCACAACCCGTCCCTTTGAAATTTTCGGCGCGCCGTTCATTGACCCCTACGACTTGGCGGCTGCCCTCGAACCCCTTCAGTTGCCGGGTGTCCACCTTCGCCCGATGTGGTTTCAGCCGACGTTCAACAAGTTCACCGGTCAGTTGTGCGGTGGATTGCAACTGCACGTGCAGAATCGGGCGACGTTTCGCTCGTACCGCACGGCCGTTGAAATTCTCAAGGCTATTCGGCGGCTCTATCCACGCGAACCGCTGTGGAGCCAACCACCATACGAATACGTCTTTGACAAAGTGCCCTTCGATGTCATTGCCGGACAGCCGCGGCTGCGGGCGGCCATCGAAGCCGATGCCGACTGGGCCGACATTGCCCAGGCCGATGAACCGGCGCTCACCGATTTTTGCCGGCGGCGCGCGGACTACCTGCTCTATGAGCCACGCTCGGCATAG
- a CDS encoding rod shape-determining protein, which yields MALLINQGMLGEIGGFRPRTFFPVDPHRVTPPTPDPRFFETLPTVWAAAYRFRQAIEQGEEIALQEWLTLFVLHAMGAAYLTEPLSPATLAREYPPALLPALETTHPQAGQFQDIQILSVGTTTLGGVYPDVVFFPARARSRWPQDTYLRPYLDGSRLSWSQTRDQLLTDRFEQEKCHRHLRCLARDVLPLSFGKRLDALCDTAFGSAPYGLDQSPRLSPAPASWPLVRPLPQPVELLEAYPLRKPNARGGQTYFLVDKFPAPPPWMTAALGPGRPSPVGFRALGPNAIGVEVRGRLETLALGPNDEVVDLAALFISDYVGRVDYPRDDQRLALIHPVHRVQGLTDATKVAICLAPVTSRLLSFFPELLAEDTTGWQAQAGYDGHSVTWTLKLCGRDVPWTATYFEARDLAVASLSLWPPKVDPQWRFYAAHGLGIRDRSGRWRLVDETGRLGDLYELGTAQEEYVSLLTPHASLAGDAPGNRPRALSWWWPTPERDVERGVVLLARLPEASARTPVDAHLAVDFGTSNTSVAFAAGGVTDTLRFSLSPLRLWNGDGANRLGFAPFNWGGAKGYFSTTLLTRRAAGLNQVTPETLAVEHLFAAAIPNLYSDGLNRMLAAGSGTNAWDLHDSLKWDQSRTSAYRALFLRLLLLFAHAELFFNRRARVTDYTFTFPLAMNKTDRDLFHAQNQQNIGVIQQLCHGRRDAELAAHYRATVDESAAAAAGANLPPSSERLDLFIDVGGGTADIAVRRGTELLVLDSLRLAGRQFFRTAEQNLSPRVKLRKASVFRRHLGLLLAPDDAAPTDLDIADMPGIREQNLSLPTFYLLRVNELKGDVFIQREHAILKRYRDTTLPESQSYKDAYQRFCAQFFFRHLLAYGIVQAAAAAIERQLNQSQLPHGIHLVLGGNAWGLLLFADFERSGNALLTEAEALLNRLKARASENNLAPEAKDCLEHLHIHDVTLLNEGDISRAKTNVPIGALAVAASPAAGRRTAPFAGVNLPQVVVSDGAMEHGPEAIRWYDRWSENDLKRRFAMEPDTDIRQVTVRLPGTVQPLDTLLTLFTSRGATDLIPQKKWATINGYLTGGRHYPALTPLAVFLTGVLYADADLKLVTSLPDQPYPLIEDMARKAGLYDDQPPVVDAPESRRSTMTYE from the coding sequence ATGGCGCTGCTCATCAATCAGGGGATGCTGGGCGAAATCGGTGGGTTTCGACCCCGAACATTTTTCCCGGTGGACCCCCATCGGGTTACACCGCCAACGCCCGACCCACGCTTTTTTGAAACCCTGCCCACGGTTTGGGCGGCGGCCTATCGTTTTCGCCAAGCCATCGAGCAGGGTGAGGAAATCGCCCTCCAGGAGTGGCTGACCCTGTTCGTCCTGCATGCGATGGGAGCGGCTTACCTGACCGAGCCGCTTTCCCCGGCAACGCTGGCGCGGGAGTATCCGCCGGCGCTTCTTCCGGCGCTGGAAACGACGCACCCGCAGGCGGGACAGTTTCAAGACATCCAAATCCTCAGCGTTGGAACGACGACCCTGGGCGGCGTCTATCCAGATGTGGTCTTTTTCCCGGCGCGGGCGCGCTCGCGTTGGCCGCAGGACACATACCTGCGCCCCTACCTCGATGGCTCGCGCCTTTCCTGGTCGCAGACCCGCGACCAACTCCTGACAGACCGCTTCGAACAGGAAAAGTGCCACCGTCACCTGCGCTGCCTGGCGCGTGACGTCTTGCCCTTGAGTTTTGGGAAGCGGCTGGACGCGCTGTGCGACACTGCTTTTGGATCCGCCCCCTATGGACTCGACCAGTCCCCGCGCCTGTCCCCGGCACCGGCGAGCTGGCCACTGGTTCGCCCACTGCCCCAACCGGTGGAGCTTTTAGAAGCGTATCCACTCCGCAAACCAAACGCGCGCGGCGGACAGACCTACTTTCTGGTGGACAAGTTTCCCGCGCCGCCGCCCTGGATGACGGCCGCGCTCGGTCCAGGGCGACCGTCGCCAGTGGGCTTCCGCGCGCTCGGCCCGAATGCCATTGGCGTTGAAGTCCGCGGCCGGCTTGAAACCCTGGCGCTTGGCCCAAACGATGAAGTCGTTGATCTGGCGGCATTGTTCATAAGCGATTACGTCGGGCGGGTGGACTACCCACGCGACGATCAACGTCTGGCGCTCATCCATCCGGTCCACAGGGTGCAGGGGTTGACCGACGCCACGAAAGTGGCGATTTGCCTCGCGCCTGTCACCAGTCGGCTTCTGTCCTTTTTCCCTGAACTCCTGGCGGAAGACACCACCGGTTGGCAGGCCCAGGCCGGTTATGACGGGCACAGCGTGACGTGGACGCTCAAATTGTGTGGGCGCGATGTGCCGTGGACGGCAACCTATTTCGAGGCGCGCGACTTGGCGGTGGCTTCTTTGTCGCTGTGGCCACCCAAGGTTGACCCCCAGTGGCGCTTCTATGCGGCGCATGGCCTGGGCATCCGGGACCGCTCCGGGCGCTGGCGATTGGTGGATGAAACCGGACGGCTGGGCGACCTGTATGAACTCGGCACCGCGCAAGAGGAATATGTGTCCCTGCTGACGCCCCACGCATCGCTTGCGGGAGACGCGCCGGGCAATCGTCCACGGGCGCTGAGCTGGTGGTGGCCCACGCCGGAACGCGATGTGGAGCGCGGCGTCGTGTTGCTGGCCAGGCTTCCAGAGGCAAGCGCGCGGACTCCAGTGGATGCTCACCTCGCAGTAGATTTTGGCACGAGCAATACCTCGGTGGCCTTTGCGGCCGGCGGGGTGACGGATACGCTGCGTTTTTCACTTTCCCCATTGCGCCTGTGGAACGGCGATGGCGCCAATCGCCTTGGTTTCGCGCCGTTCAACTGGGGCGGGGCGAAAGGGTATTTTTCAACCACCCTGTTGACCCGCCGCGCCGCTGGTCTGAACCAGGTGACGCCGGAGACGCTGGCCGTCGAGCATCTGTTCGCGGCTGCCATTCCAAACCTTTATTCCGATGGCCTCAACCGCATGCTGGCGGCCGGGAGCGGCACCAATGCCTGGGACCTCCACGACAGCCTCAAATGGGATCAGTCGCGCACCTCGGCATATCGGGCATTGTTCTTGCGGCTGCTGCTGCTGTTTGCGCACGCCGAGCTGTTTTTCAACCGCCGGGCGCGAGTAACCGACTACACCTTCACGTTTCCACTGGCCATGAACAAAACTGACCGGGATTTGTTTCATGCCCAGAACCAACAAAACATTGGCGTGATTCAGCAGCTTTGCCATGGCAGGCGAGACGCTGAGCTGGCCGCGCACTATCGGGCTACGGTGGACGAAAGCGCCGCCGCTGCGGCCGGGGCAAACCTGCCGCCGAGTTCGGAGCGCCTTGACCTGTTTATTGACGTGGGCGGGGGCACGGCCGATATTGCCGTTCGGCGTGGGACGGAACTGCTCGTCCTCGACAGCCTGCGGCTGGCGGGGCGGCAGTTTTTCCGTACGGCCGAGCAAAACCTGTCGCCGCGCGTCAAGCTCCGCAAGGCGAGTGTGTTTCGCCGTCACCTGGGCTTGTTGCTGGCCCCGGATGATGCCGCGCCAACGGACCTGGACATCGCTGACATGCCGGGCATTCGGGAGCAAAACCTCAGCCTGCCAACGTTTTACCTGTTGCGCGTGAACGAACTCAAAGGCGATGTTTTCATACAACGTGAACATGCCATTCTGAAACGCTACCGCGACACCACGCTTCCGGAAAGCCAAAGCTACAAGGATGCCTACCAGCGTTTTTGCGCGCAGTTCTTCTTCCGCCACCTGCTGGCCTATGGCATTGTCCAGGCGGCTGCCGCGGCCATCGAGCGCCAGCTCAATCAGTCACAGTTACCCCATGGCATCCATTTGGTGTTGGGTGGCAACGCCTGGGGTTTGTTGCTGTTTGCTGATTTTGAGCGGTCGGGCAATGCGCTGCTGACGGAAGCCGAGGCGCTGCTGAACCGTCTCAAGGCGCGCGCCAGTGAAAACAACCTGGCACCGGAAGCCAAGGACTGCCTGGAGCACCTGCATATTCACGATGTCACGCTTCTCAACGAGGGTGACATCAGCCGCGCCAAGACCAACGTGCCGATTGGCGCCTTGGCTGTGGCGGCATCCCCGGCCGCTGGACGCCGCACTGCCCCCTTTGCCGGGGTCAATCTGCCCCAGGTCGTGGTGAGCGATGGGGCGATGGAGCATGGTCCGGAAGCCATACGGTGGTATGACCGCTGGAGTGAAAACGACCTCAAGCGCCGCTTTGCGATGGAGCCAGATACCGACATTCGGCAAGTCACCGTCCGGCTGCCAGGTACGGTGCAGCCGCTCGATACACTGCTCACGTTGTTTACGTCACGCGGCGCGACGGATCTCATCCCACAGAAGAAGTGGGCGACGATCAATGGGTACTTGACCGGTGGACGGCACTACCCGGCATTGACGCCATTGGCCGTTTTTCTGACAGGCGTTCTCTACGCCGACGCCGACCTCAAGCTGGTCACGAGTCTGCCTGACCAGCCTTATCCGCTGATTGAGGACATGGCGCGCAAGGCCGGCTTGTACGACGACCAGCCGCCGGTCGTGGATGCACCGGAGTCGCGCCGGTCAACGATGACATACGAATAA
- the lipB gene encoding lipoyl(octanoyl) transferase LipB, which translates to MSAPRWLEVWSLGVVDYAAGLTMQEQLVAQRRQGVIPDTLLLLEHPPVITLGRAAKAQHVVAPAAVLESQGMAVYETGRGGDVTYHGWGQLVGYPILDLNPDRRDIRRYMRDLEEALIRALAEYGISAGRVSGLTGVWVAGERKIAALGVRVSRWITSHGFALNVTTRLDDFNFIVPCGIADKAVTSLAHETGASPSLDEVGARVSHHLGQVFERDVVERQVTQASVQVWLVRERAGQVEYLVLRRTAARGGFWQPITGRVEPGESPAQAARREAYEETGYDILPRELGLVRTSLMTTEWYPPAAQGPVFNREHAFVARIADDVAVRLQATEHDACAWLPCEAALARLGWDGHRAALRQVHQTDL; encoded by the coding sequence ATGTCAGCGCCGCGCTGGTTGGAAGTCTGGTCGCTGGGCGTGGTGGACTACGCCGCTGGGCTGACGATGCAGGAGCAACTCGTCGCGCAGCGTCGCCAGGGTGTGATTCCCGACACGCTACTACTGCTTGAGCACCCACCGGTGATTACCCTGGGGCGGGCCGCCAAAGCGCAGCACGTCGTTGCGCCCGCGGCCGTGCTCGAAAGCCAGGGCATGGCCGTTTATGAAACCGGACGCGGCGGCGATGTGACCTATCATGGCTGGGGTCAACTGGTCGGCTATCCGATTCTCGACCTCAATCCAGACCGGCGTGACATCCGGCGCTACATGCGTGACCTAGAGGAAGCACTGATTCGCGCCCTGGCCGAGTATGGGATTAGTGCCGGGCGCGTGTCGGGTCTGACCGGCGTTTGGGTGGCCGGTGAGCGCAAGATTGCCGCGCTCGGCGTCCGTGTGTCGCGCTGGATTACTTCGCATGGGTTTGCGCTCAACGTGACAACGCGCCTCGATGACTTCAACTTCATCGTTCCGTGTGGTATTGCCGACAAGGCCGTGACATCCCTTGCCCACGAAACCGGGGCGTCGCCCTCGCTTGACGAGGTTGGCGCGCGCGTCAGTCACCACCTGGGACAGGTCTTTGAGCGGGACGTGGTTGAACGTCAAGTTACCCAGGCTTCCGTGCAGGTCTGGCTGGTACGTGAGCGGGCGGGGCAGGTGGAATACCTTGTGCTGCGCCGGACGGCGGCGCGGGGCGGTTTCTGGCAGCCCATAACCGGTCGGGTTGAGCCGGGTGAATCCCCGGCGCAGGCGGCCCGCCGTGAGGCCTACGAAGAAACAGGTTATGACATCCTGCCGCGCGAGCTTGGGCTTGTGCGAACCTCGCTGATGACAACCGAATGGTATCCCCCGGCGGCACAGGGACCAGTCTTCAATCGAGAGCATGCATTTGTGGCGCGGATTGCGGACGATGTTGCGGTTCGGTTACAAGCGACCGAACACGACGCATGCGCGTGGCTGCCCTGTGAGGCCGCCTTAGCGCGATTGGGTTGGGACGGACACCGAGCGGCGCTCCGCCAAGTTCACCAAACCGACCTGTGA
- the nhaA gene encoding Na+/H+ antiporter NhaA has product MPIIEIRLSPTFKRFLSSGQASGILLLACTALSLLITNSPFGKAYLHAWHANVAGLPVEVWVNDGLMAIFFLLIGLELKRELYVGELSNIRHALLPIIAALGGIVVPAGIHFLLNNGTPTQPGIGIPMATDIAFALGVLALLGDRVPASLKVFLAALAVIDDLGAIILIALFYSGALAWSYLGAALVVMAILLMLNRWRVMVLWPYLLGGLVMWSCMLKSGVHATIAGVLLAFTIPFTGKSEDEHSPSHRLEGWLQYPVSFGIMPIFALANTGVIIQPDVLSLISSANGIGIFTGLLIGKPVGIFLASAAALLLRVCQMPLDLNWKHLLGAGMLGGIGFTMSIFITNLAFPEDVLIVSASKMTILLASLTAGVIGFLWLKFFGQPDVADRDLETMDYATTSP; this is encoded by the coding sequence ATGCCCATCATCGAGATTCGGCTGTCGCCGACCTTCAAGCGGTTTCTCTCATCCGGTCAAGCCAGTGGCATCCTGCTGCTGGCTTGTACCGCGCTTTCGCTCCTCATTACCAACTCGCCGTTTGGCAAAGCCTATCTGCATGCTTGGCATGCCAACGTGGCTGGCCTCCCGGTGGAAGTCTGGGTCAACGATGGGTTGATGGCGATTTTTTTTCTGCTCATCGGACTGGAACTCAAGCGTGAGCTATACGTTGGGGAACTATCGAACATTCGGCATGCTCTGCTGCCGATCATTGCCGCTCTGGGGGGCATCGTGGTGCCGGCCGGGATTCATTTCCTGCTCAACAACGGCACGCCGACCCAGCCCGGCATCGGTATTCCCATGGCGACGGACATTGCCTTTGCGCTGGGGGTCTTGGCGCTCTTGGGCGACCGGGTGCCGGCTTCGCTGAAGGTCTTTCTAGCTGCGCTGGCGGTCATTGATGACTTGGGTGCGATCATCCTCATCGCATTGTTTTACTCTGGAGCGCTGGCGTGGAGTTATCTTGGGGCGGCCCTGGTCGTGATGGCCATCTTACTGATGCTCAATCGCTGGCGGGTCATGGTACTCTGGCCCTATCTGCTGGGTGGTCTTGTGATGTGGTCCTGCATGCTCAAGTCGGGCGTCCATGCCACGATTGCCGGCGTCTTGCTGGCGTTCACCATTCCTTTCACCGGTAAAAGCGAAGATGAGCACTCGCCTTCGCACCGTCTCGAAGGCTGGCTTCAGTATCCCGTATCGTTTGGCATCATGCCGATTTTCGCTCTGGCCAATACCGGTGTCATCATTCAACCGGATGTCCTTTCGCTAATTTCCAGCGCCAATGGCATTGGGATTTTCACCGGGTTGCTCATTGGCAAGCCGGTTGGGATTTTCCTGGCCAGCGCCGCAGCCTTGCTGTTGCGGGTCTGTCAGATGCCGCTCGATCTGAACTGGAAGCATCTGCTGGGTGCCGGGATGCTGGGTGGCATAGGTTTTACAATGTCAATCTTCATCACGAATCTTGCCTTTCCAGAAGATGTTTTGATTGTGAGCGCATCCAAGATGACGATTCTGCTGGCATCGCTCACGGCAGGCGTGATTGGCTTTCTATGGCTGAAGTTCTTTGGTCAGCCAGACGTGGCCGACCGTGACCTTGAAACGATGGATTACGCAACCACATCCCCGTAG
- a CDS encoding NADH-quinone oxidoreductase subunit N gives MLPLLVELPPLPTLRDTALIMPEIILTLFACAALVLDVSLPRGKKHITAYFSLAGLGFVALALAQQLLTVADRLPLSAFYGMLFIDGLSVVFRFVFIVAAAFSILYSIKYLEFEREQRGEYYALVLFSTLGMMFVAVSGDLISLFVSFELMSLSVYVLVGYFKRDGRSNEAAMKYFLTGIFSSALILYGLSLVYGVTGHTNLGLISETIADYVQGGAPESGDPRLLLLVALVLVAAGLLFKIAAVPFHMWAPDAYEGAPTTVTAFMSVGPKAGAYVLLARMLLFALAPLREMEGLPGWADMLAIVAVLTMTVGNLAAVTQDSVKRLLAYSSIAHAGYILLGLVSGTTMGYQGVAFHIMTYTLMNTGVFAVIIALHRQGVIGEKLDDLNGLFVKAPSVAVLMLIFILGLAGIPTTAGFVGKYLLFGSLIDSGKPWLVYVAVIAVLNAVVAFYYYARFLRAMFLNPPSDNAADATPLLLSLGVRVAMTLSAVAVLFFGVYPQPLINVANIVAQSITTIYAQSSGIAFR, from the coding sequence ATGCTGCCTTTGCTTGTTGAGTTGCCGCCGCTGCCAACCCTGCGCGACACCGCGCTCATCATGCCGGAAATCATCCTGACCTTGTTTGCCTGCGCGGCGCTTGTCCTTGACGTGTCGCTGCCCCGCGGCAAAAAGCACATCACGGCCTACTTCAGCCTGGCCGGTCTGGGATTTGTGGCGCTGGCATTGGCGCAGCAGCTCCTGACGGTAGCCGACCGACTGCCCCTGAGCGCGTTCTATGGGATGCTCTTCATTGATGGGCTGTCGGTCGTGTTTCGCTTCGTCTTCATCGTAGCGGCGGCCTTTTCGATTCTGTATTCCATCAAGTACCTGGAGTTCGAGCGTGAGCAGCGGGGCGAGTACTACGCGCTTGTGCTGTTCTCGACCCTGGGGATGATGTTTGTGGCGGTCAGCGGCGACCTGATTTCGCTGTTCGTGTCATTTGAGCTGATGTCATTGAGCGTGTACGTGCTGGTCGGCTACTTCAAGCGTGACGGTCGCTCAAACGAAGCGGCCATGAAGTATTTTCTGACCGGGATTTTCTCGTCGGCGCTCATTCTCTACGGGTTGTCATTGGTATATGGCGTGACGGGGCACACCAACTTGGGGCTGATTTCCGAAACCATTGCCGACTACGTGCAAGGTGGTGCGCCGGAAAGTGGCGACCCGCGATTGCTCCTACTGGTGGCGTTGGTGCTGGTGGCCGCCGGGCTGCTGTTCAAAATCGCGGCCGTCCCCTTCCACATGTGGGCCCCGGATGCTTACGAAGGCGCGCCGACGACCGTCACGGCGTTTATGTCGGTTGGACCGAAGGCCGGCGCATATGTGTTGTTGGCGCGGATGCTGCTCTTTGCGTTGGCCCCACTGCGCGAAATGGAGGGACTCCCGGGTTGGGCGGATATGCTGGCCATCGTCGCCGTGCTGACCATGACCGTCGGCAACCTGGCCGCTGTCACGCAAGACAGTGTCAAGCGTCTGCTGGCTTATTCAAGCATTGCCCATGCCGGCTATATTCTCCTGGGACTGGTGTCAGGTACGACGATGGGCTACCAAGGGGTCGCTTTCCACATCATGACCTATACGTTGATGAACACGGGCGTTTTTGCCGTCATCATTGCCCTGCACCGGCAGGGGGTCATTGGGGAAAAGCTCGATGATCTGAATGGGCTGTTTGTCAAAGCGCCGAGTGTGGCGGTTTTGATGCTGATCTTCATTCTGGGCTTGGCCGGCATCCCGACGACGGCCGGCTTTGTCGGCAAATACCTGTTGTTTGGGTCGTTGATTGACAGCGGGAAACCCTGGTTGGTGTATGTGGCCGTGATCGCAGTTCTCAACGCCGTAGTTGCGTTTTACTACTACGCGCGGTTCTTGCGGGCGATGTTCCTGAACCCGCCCAGCGATAATGCAGCCGATGCCACGCCCCTGTTGCTATCACTTGGCGTGCGAGTCGCCATGACCCTTTCCGCAGTAGCGGTTCTGTTTTTTGGTGTGTATCCGCAGCCGCTGATCAACGTGGCGAACATCGTCGCCCAAAGCATCACGACCATTTACGCTCAGAGTTCCGGTATTGCCTTCCGCTGA